The Mesorhizobium opportunistum WSM2075 DNA window CACAAGCCCGCTACGTTGAATACACGTTTGAAGCGGCAGCAAAGAAGCGTTGCGAGAGGTGGCGAAATTGCCACCTCCCGTGGGCTGCTAGAAAGCCTCATAAAATAGGTGAAGACGTTTCCACAGAAGGCAAAACCCCTCCCGGAAATCCCGAAGCCTCTTGGTCGTAACTACCTGCTGACGACGTTCTCCTACGTCCACGGGCAGCTTTGCAACCTGATAGATGTGGCCGTGCCCGAATGTCCCGATGGATGGTCCATGCCAAACATGCATATGAGCGAGCGTATTTCGATTTTTTACAGTGCGGTTGAAAGCGTTGCGAATGCGCTCCCACTCGACAACCGGGGGCACATCTGCAACTTTCGGCTCCCCAAACTGAGACGCCACAAGCGAACTGATCATGTTCATTCTGTCGCGAAGATTTTGGACTGAGAAAAAAGCTAGCGTAGCGTGCTCGATGTTGGCCGGTTTAAGTAGCTTGACGTATATCCGTGCTAGCAGATGCTCGACATTGCCCCACTCGGCCATTGCGCGGCCATATTCTACCATGAACTCCGGTTCATCGGTGGCGTAGTCGGGGCCAGCGGGGTCTGACCATTTTGCCATGACGCGCCCTCGCTTTATGTTCAATCTATGATTGGCGGCAAGAACAATGGCGGAGAGGGAGGGATTCGAACCCCCGATGGGCTTGCACCCATGCCGCATTTCGAGTGCGGTGCATTCGACCACTCTGCCACCTCTCCGCGGTCATGGTCGGCCGTTGCCGGCGCGGCGCACTAGATAACGGCTGAACGGGCAGGTTACAAGGCCAAATCCGCGGGGAAATTCAGCTTGCCGTCCGGGTCCGGCCGGGATCGAGATCATCCCGTCCCCGGCAGGCGATCGCGGCCGGTACGCCAGGGCCAGGGAAACAGGCCGTTTGCCTTGACTCGCGCTCAACCTTCGGTTAGGGACAGCGCGCAATCGGCGTGGAGGGTTCTTCCGCGCCGCTTGTTTTTTGAACCCGCAGACTGACAAAAAGACGGCCGAACCGCCAGAGGCGGTTCATCAAGGCCGACCGAACAGCGAAAGGCAAAAAATGTTCGCAGTCATCAAAACGGGCGGCAAGCAGTATCGCGTCGCCGCCAACGATCTCCTGAAGATCGAAAAAGTCGAAGCCAATGTCGGCGATATCGTCGAGATCGGCCACGTGCTCGCGCATGGCGAGGGCGAAAACGTCACGTTCGGCGCGCCGTTCGTCGATGGCGCTCTGGTCACGGCGGAAGTCGTCGAGCAAGGCAAGAACCGCACGGTCATCGCTTTCAAGAAGCGCCGCCGTCAGAATTCGCGCCGCAAGATCGGCCATCGCCAGCTTTTGACCACCGTGCGGATCTCCGAGATCCTGCTGGGTGGCGCAAAGCCGACGAAGACGGCCGCGGTGAAGGCGCCGAAGAAGGAAGCCAAGGCCGAACTGGCCTCCGAGGCAAAGGCCGAGGCCGCGCCGAAGGAAGCCAAGACCAAGAAGGAAGCTGCTCCGAAGGACGACGCAAACGCCGTGACCGCCGCCGCGCCGCTGTTCAAGGCGCCGAAGGGCGAGCCGGACGATTTGACCGTGATCAAGGGCATCGGCCCGGTCGCCGCCAAGGATCTCGCCGAGCAGGGCATCATCACCTTCGCGCAGCTCGCCAAGCTGACCGAAAAGGACGTCGCCAAGATCGACGAGCACATGCCGTTCAGCGCCGACCAGATCAAGGACTGGCGCGAACAGGCCAAGGAACTGGCGAAGAAGTAATTTTTCCGGCGACTGGGTCGCCGGATCGGACTTGAAACGGAACGCGAACGCGTTCATAAGGCCTTTTAGGCGCCTTGCGGCGCAACGGAGTTAGTTAGATGGCACACAAGAAAGCTGGCGGCTCGTCGCGCAACGGTCGCGACTCGCATTCCAAGCGTCTGGGCGTGAAGAAGTTCGGCGGCGAAGCCGTCATCCCGGGCAACATCATCATTCGTCAACGCGGCACGACCTGGCATCCCGGCGTCAATGTCGGCATGGGCACGGACCATACCCTTTTCGCGCTCGAATCCGGCGCCGTGATGTTCAACAAGAAAGCCAACGGCCGAACCTACGTATCGGTCAATCCGATTACCAAAGCCGCGGAGTAGCCGGTTCCGCACTAGAACACCGGCGCCCATCTCGGGAACCGGTGTCTGGCAAAACCAGGAAAAGGATCAGGGGAGATGGGTTTCCATCTCCCCTTTTTCTTGTGCCTGGAGGACTTTCAATGGTTGCCGAAGCGGAAGACACCGAAGACGAAAGTTACGCGATAGACTGCCCGGTGCTGGTCACCGAGCGGCTGGTGATGCGGGCGCCCTGCGAAAACGATGTCGCGCAACTGGTGGAGCTTGCCGACAACCGCCATGTCGCCGAAATGCTGGCGCGCATGCCGCACCCCTATGGCGAGGCCGAGGCGCGCGCCTTCCTCGCCATGACGAAGTCGCGCCGCGCCGGCATTGTCTATGCGCTGACGCTGGCCGGCACCGACACCTTCGTCGGCTGCGCGGGCTTAAACACCACCGATCGCGGGCTGGAGCTCGGCTACTGGATCGGCGAGCCCTATTGGAAGAAGGGCTATGCGACCGAAGCGGCCCACGCGCTGGTCGATCTCGCCTTCCAGAAGACCTCGATCCAGGTGCTGCATGCCTCGACCCGGGTCATCAATCCGGCCTCGCGCCGGGTGATCCATAAGTGCGGTTTCCAGTATGCCGGCCAGGGCATGCTGAATTCGATCGTCGCCGGCCAGGTGCCGGTCGAGCGCTATCGGCTGGATCGCAAGACCTGGATCAGCCTGCGGAACTGGGTGCATTTCTAGATGGGGCGATATTCAGGTGAGGCCGGCCTGCAAACGATGGTTTTCTGCGCTTCCGGTGCTCACGGACTTCATGTCCGCTCCGCTCCGGTTCTCGGAAACCATCGTTTTCGACTCGGCCTGACCTGAATCTCGCCCCATCTCGGCGCGTGCCGCAAACCAAAGGTTTTGAACGAAGCCTAAGTCAGCCCAGTTCGGCCCAGACGGGCAAATGGTCCGAGCCGACCGCTTGGCGGTCGACCCACAGACGCTTCAGGGATCGGGCAAGCGAGGCGCTGGTGAAGATATAGTCGATGCGCTTGTGGCGGCTGGCATCCTCGGGCCGTTTGGGATCGACCCAGGTGGCGAGATCGGCCACATCGAGGCGCACAGCGGCATCGACGGCAAAGTCGGCGGTCAACGGCATGCCGAATTCATGGTCCGGGCGGCCGGCGAGTTCGACATATTCGGGCGAGCCGGCCAGCATGTTGAAATCGCCCATGCCGACAAAGGCTTCCGGATGCGGCAATTCCGGCAGGCCGATCTCGGCGACGCCGGACAATGCGCCGCCTTCGAGCGCGTAGTTCAAGAGGCGCTGGCGCAGGAACTGGATCTGGCTGGCGCGTTCGACCGGGCTGCGGTGATCGAGATGGATGGAATAGAAGCGGATGAAACCGAGCGGCGTCTCTATCAGCGCTTCCAGCGCGCCGCGTTGGAAGTTCATCATCTCGAAGCTGCGGCTGCGCGGAAGAAGCAGGTTGCGCGACAGATGAATGGGCGTCTTCGACAGCACCATATTGCCGAGCTGGAAGGTCGTGGTGATGGCGCGCCCATCCTCGATGCGCGAACCGATATTGGCCTCGAAATTGCTGCCATAGACGGCAAAGTAGTCGGGCAGCGCCTCGCCGATCTCGGCGACCATGTCGCGGCCGCCGTTCCTCGGATTGTTGCGGGTAACCTCCTGCAGCGCGATGACGTCGGCGCCGCGCACGGTTTCGGCGATGCGCCCGACATCGTACTGTCCGTCGAGACCGACGCCGTACTGGATGTTGTAGGTTACAAGCTTCATTCCGCCATCTCCGGCCAACCCCATGCGGCCATTGTCACAAAACGGCCTCGCCCTTGGCCGCGCCTTGGTTTAGAGCAAGGCCTAAGGTTTAGAGCAATGCCGCAAGGCCAATAAAGAAACTGCGATCCATGAAATTTCTCGATCAAGCCAAGGTCTATGTCCGCTCCGGTGACGGGGGCGCCGGTTCGGTGTCGTTCCGGCGCGAAAAATTCATCGAGTTCGGCGGGCCGGACGGCGGCGATGGCGGGCGTGGCGGCGATGTCTGGCTGGAAGCGGTCGACGGGCTGAACACGCTGATCGACTATCGCTACCAGCAGCATTTCAAGGCCAAGACCGGTGTCCATGGCATGGGCCGCAACATGACGGGGGCCAAGGGCGCCGACGTCACGCTCAAGGTGCCGGCCGGAACGCAGGTGTTCGAGGAGGACAATGAGACGCTGATCTGCGACCTGACCGTCGTCGGCCAGCGCTTCCTGCTCGCCAAGGGCGGCAATGGCGGCTTCGGCAACCAGCATTTCAAGACCTCGACCAACCAGGCACCGCGCCGCGCCAATCCCGGCCTGCCGGGCGAAGAGCTTAACATCTGGCTGCGGCTGAAGCTGATCGCCGATGCCGGCCTTGTCGGGCTGCCCAATGCCGGCAAGTCGACATTTCTGGCCGCCGTCACCGCGGCCAAGCCGAAGATCGCCGACTATCCGTTCACGACGCTGCATCCCGGCCTCGGCGTCGCCCGCATCGACGCGCGCGAATTCGTCATCGCCGATATTCCGGGCTTGATCGAAGGCGCGCATGAAGGCGTCGGCATCGGCGACCGCTTCCTCGGCCATGTCGAGCGCACGCGCGTGCTGCTGCACCTGGTCTCGGCGCAGGAAGAAAATCCGGGCAAGGCCTACAAGACCGTGCGCGCCGAGCTCGATGCCTATGGCCATGGCCTGATCGAGAAGGCCGAGATCCTGGCTCTTTCGCAGGTCGATACGCTCAATGCCGATGAGCGCAAGAAGAAGGTCGCTTCGCTGAAGCGCGCCGCCGGCCGTGCACCGATGCTTCTGTCCGCCGTCACCGGCGAAGGCGTCGAGGCGGTGCAGCGCGCCCTGATGACGGTGATTGCCGAGGCTCGCGCGCAAGCTCTTCCCGTGGTCGAGACGCGCTGGGAAAAGTAGGGCATGCAGTCGCTCAGGAAATACCGGCGCATCACCGTCAAGATCGGCTCGGCGCTGCTCGTCGATCGCGCGGCGGGTCTCAAGCGCGACTGGCTGGCCTCGCTCGCCGACGATATTGCGGTGCTGGCCGATGGCGGTGCGGAAATCCTCGTCGTGTCCTCCGGCGCCATCGCACTCGGCCGCACCATCCTCGGCCTCGGCAAGCGTGCCCTGAAGCTCGAGGAAAGCCAGGCCGCGGCCGCCGTCGGACAGATCGCGCTCGCCGGCGCCTGGTCGGATGCGCTCGGCAAGGGCGCCCTGAAATCAGGCCAGATTCTCTTGACCCTTGGCGACACAGAGGAACGCCGCCGCTATCTCAACGCCAGGGCGACGATCTCGACATTGCTCAAGATGAAGGCGGTGCCGGTCATCAACGAGAACGACACGGTCGCCACCTCCGAAATCCGCTATGGCGACAATGACCGGCTGGCCGCGCGCGTCGCCACGATGATGGGCGCCGACCTCCTGGTGCTGCTCTCCGACATTGACGGGCTCTACACCGCGCCGCCGGCGCGCGACCCGCAAGCCAAGTTCATCCCCGTGGTCGACCGCATCACATCCGATATCGAAGCCATGGCGGGAGCCGCCGCTTCCGAACTGTCGCGCGGCGGCATGCGCACGAAGCTCGATGCCGGCAAGATCGCCACGGCCGCCGGCACGGCGATGATCATCACATCGGGGACGCGGCTGTCGCCGCTGATGGCGATCGAGCGCGGCGAACGCGCCACCTTCTTCCGGCCGAGCGCCAATCCGGTCAAGGGCTACAAGACCTGGATCGCCGGCCAGCTCGAGCCGGCCGGCCGGCTGACGGTCGATGCCGGCGCCATCGGCGCGCTGCTGTCCGGCAAATCGTTGCTGCCGGCCGGCGTCAAGCTGGTCAGCGGCAATTTCTCGCGGGGCGACACCGTGGCGATCCTGTCGCCAGAGGGCCGCGAGATCGCGCGCGGACTGGTTGCCTACGATGCCGCCGATGCCGTAAGGATCGCTGGCCTGAAGACAGCCGAGATCGAAACCATTCTCGGCTACGAAGCGCGTTCGGCGATGATCCACCGCGACGATTTGGTGGTCAATCACGCCGGAGACGACACAAGCGGAGGATGAGCCATGCTGAAACTGCATGAAAAATCCGGGGACGACACCGTGGCGCTGATGGCCGATATCGGCCGCCGTGCCCGCGCTGCCGCCCGGCCGCTGGCCATCGCCACCACCGCCGCCAAGAATGCCGCCCTCCTCGCAATGGCCAAGGCGATCGTCGCCCGCGAGCAGGAGATTCTCGACGCCAACGCCATCGATGTCTCGAATGGCCATGAGTCCGGGCTATCCGCTTCCTTCATGGACCGGCTGAAGCTCGATCCGGTGCGTATCCATGCCATGGCCGAAGGGATTCGCGAGATCGCGGAACTCAAGGATCCCGTCGGCGACGTCATCGCCGCCTGGGAGCGGCCGAACGGCCTGCAGATCGAGCGCGTGCGTACGCCGCTCGGCGTCGTCGGCGTCATCTATGAGAGCCGCCCGAACGTGACGGCGGATGCCGGCGCGCTCTGCCTCAAGGCCGGCAATCCGGTGATCCTGCGCGGCGGCTCGGATTCGCTCAATTCGTCTTCCGCCATCCACGCCTGCCTTGTCGAAGGCCTGAAGGCGGCCGGCCTGCCGGAAGATGCCATCCAGTTGGTGCCGACCACCGACCGCGCCGCTGTCGGCGAGATGCTGAAGGGGCTTGGCGGCACGCTCGACGTCATCATCCCGCGCGGCGGCAAAAGCCTTGTCGGGCGGGTGCAGAGCGAGGCGCGTGTGCCGGTCTTTGCCCATCTCGAAGGCATCTGCCACCTCTACATCGACCGCTCGGCCGATCTCGACATGGCGGTCAGGATCGCCGTCAACGCCAAGATGCGGCGCACCGGCGTCTGCGGCGCCGCCGAGACATTGCTGGTCGACCGTGCCGTGGCGTCGACGCATCTGGTGCCGATCCTCGACGCGCTGCGCGCCGCCGGCTGCGAGATCCATGCCGATGCCGAAGTGCTGAAGCTGTTTTTCGACGCCAGGCCGGCTGATGATGCCGACTGGGTGACCGAATATCTGGACGCCATCATCGCGGTGAAGCTGGTCGACGGCGTCAGCGGTGCGATCGACCATATCGAGACCTTCTCCTCGCATCACACGGAGGCGATTGTCGCCGAGGATGCACGAGCGGTGGAGCGGTTCTTCAATGAGATCGATTCGGCGATCCTGCTGCACAATGCCTCGACCCAGTTCGCCGATGGCGGCGAGTTCGGAATGGGCGCCGAGATCGGCATCGCCACCGGCAAGATGCATGCGCGCGGACCGGTCGGCGTCGAACAGCTGACATCGTTCAAATACCGCGTGCGCGGGTCGGGACAGGTGAGGCCTTGACGATTTTTGTCGTTAGAGCGTGAAGCGTTGCGCCCAGGCACCCCCCTCTGTCCTGCCGGACATCTCCCCCGCAAGGGGGGAGCTTGGCTGGCATTTCGGATTTCGCCAATCTTCAGCGCTGCAAGATTTACCTCTTCGCCGAAATTGCTGATCTCCCCCCTTGCGGGGGAGATGCCCGGCAGGGCAGAGGGGGGTGCTTAGCGCGATGCTATCTCCTTCCCCGCCCCCAGCACCCTCCGCCTACCTCAAAATGCCGCATGCCGAAAAAGGCCTGGCCGTCGGTCTGTTCGGCGGCTCGTTCAATCCGCCGCATGCCGGCCATGCGCTGGTCGCCGAGATCGCGCTGAGGCGCCTGGCGCTCGACCAGTTGTGGTGGATGGTGACGCCGGGCAATCCGCTGAAGAACACGCGCGAACTGGCGCCGCTGACCGAGCGGCTGCAATTGTCGGAGCGGATCGCCAAGAACCCGAAGATCAAGGTCACCGCCTTCGAGGCGGCGCATCACGTGCGCTACACCGCCGACACGTTGGCGCTGGTCAAGGCGCGCAATCCCGGCGTCGATTTCGTCTGGATCATGGGCGCCGACAGTTTGCGCGACTTCCATCACTGGCAGCGCTGGCGCGAGATCGTGCTGACCTTCCCGATCGCGGTCATCGACCGACCGGGGGCGACGCTGTCGTTCCTGTCGTCGGTCGTGGCCAAGACCTTCGACTATGCCCGCGTCGACGAGGGCGACGCGCCGCGGCTTGCGCGCATGAAAGCGCCGGCCTGGACCTTCATCCACGGCCCGCGCTCGTCGCTGTCGTCGAGCGCGATCCGCCGGATGGCAAAGGGATAGGGTCTCGCACCGCCGATGTCGCTTTTGCGGGGGCTTTTCGCCGCGGAGTGGGCGATCTTGTCTGAACATGGCCACTCTCGCGAAGCACCAGACCACCATCGATCCGGAGCAGGGCAGCGCGCCGACGCCGCTGATCGCGATCGCCAGCGTCATCGTTTCGATGGCGCTGATCGCCATCGGCAACGGGCTGATGTTCGCTTACATACCGGTGCGGCTCGGTGCCGAAGGTTTCGACCCGACCTGGGCCGGGTTGATCGTCACCGGCCTGTCGGCCGGCGGTCTCGCCGGCTGCATCCTGACCGGGCCGCTGGTGCGCAGGGTCGGTCATGCCCGTGCCTTCATGGTGCTGTCGGCGCTGATTGCGCTGTCCAATGCCGCCATCGGCGCCGGACCGCATCCGCTGCCGTGGATCGGGGCACGCGCCCTCTACGGCTTTGCCATTTGCGGCCTGTTCATCGTTGCGCAGAGCTGGCTCAACGACGCCATCGGCAACGCCATACGCGGCCGGGTGATGGCCTTCTTCTACGTCGCCTATGTCGCCGGGCTCGGTGTCGGCTATGCGGCGCTGGCTTTCATCGACATCAAAGCCGCGGATGCGCCCTTGATCGGCATCGCCTTCACCGCCCTGTCGATCCTGCCCGTCGGCATGACGCGGCTGGCGCAGCCGCCGGCGCCCCAGGCAGCCTCGGTGGCGCTGCGCCGGGCCTGGCGGATTTCACCGGTCGGCGTTGCCGGCATGCTGGCGGTCGGCGGCCTGTCGATGTCGATTTCCGGCTTCGCGCCGATCCATGCCACAGCCAAGGGCTACAGCCAGGCCGATGTGGCGCTTTTGCTTTCGGTGATGCCGCTTGGCACGCTGATCCTGCAGCTTCCGCTCGGCTGGATCTCCGACCGCACCGATCGCCGTTATGTGCTGATCGGCGCGTCGGCGCTGGCCGCGGCGGCGGGCATGCTTGCGCTCGGTTTCGACGGCGGTGCGCTGGCGGCGCTGCTGGTTATCTATGTCTTGTGGGACGGCGCCTCGGAATCGATCTATTCGCTGGCCAGCGCACACGCGGCCGACCGTGCCGGCAAGGACGACATGGTGGCGTTGTCCAGCTCGCTCTTGTTTGCGTGGTCGCTGTCGGGCTTCATCGTGCCGGGCATCGTCACGGCGTTGTCGGCCGTCTTCGGGACGCAGGCCTTCATCTATGTGGCAATCGTCATCGCCTGCGCCTTCTGCCTGTTCGTGCTGCTGCGCGTGTTCACGACGCGGCCCGTGCCGGCCACCGAGACCGGCAGCTTCGCGCCGATGACCGCGCAGGCGCCGCTGCCGGTCGAACTTGCCTATGCGCCGGACGAACAGGGCTGGCCTCGAAGCAATTGATTATTGCCGGCGGGCTTCCGGCGCCGGTGCTTCCGGTGCCGGCAGCGGGATCGATATGCCTTCCGAATCGAACTCCTGCTTGGCGCGCTTGGTGAGATCGGCCTGGGTGGCGAAGAAATCCGCTGACGATGTCCAGTAGCGCAAGGTGATCGAGACGGTGCTGTCGCCCAGTGCCGCAACGAAGGCGATCGGTGCCGGCTGGCGCTTCACGCGACGCTCAGCGGCAGCGATCGCCAGCAATGCCTTCTGGGCCCGATCGATATCGTTCCACGAGCCGATGCTGAGCGTGATGTCGGCACGCCGGACGCCGTTGCGGGTGAAATTGCGCACCGGCTGGTTCCACAGCGTGGAGTTGGGCGCCAGGATATAAACGCCGTCGGCGGTCCTGAGTTTTGTCGCAAAGAGGCCGATTTCCTCGATCGAACCGGCAATGGAGCCAACCTCGACGGATTCGCCGATGCGGAACGGCCGCAGCGCCAGAAGCATGATCCCGGCGGCGATGTTCTGCAATGTGCCTTGCAGCGCCAGGCCGATGGCCAGGCCAATGGCGCCGAGCGCGGCGATGATCGACGCCGTCTGCACGCCGAACTGGCCGAGCACCATGATGACGACGAGGACCAGAATGGCGTAGCGGACGACCTTGGAAAGGAAATGCCGCAGCGTCTGGTCAAAGCCGTGAATATGGCCGAG harbors:
- a CDS encoding 50S ribosomal protein L21, with the protein product MFAVIKTGGKQYRVAANDLLKIEKVEANVGDIVEIGHVLAHGEGENVTFGAPFVDGALVTAEVVEQGKNRTVIAFKKRRRQNSRRKIGHRQLLTTVRISEILLGGAKPTKTAAVKAPKKEAKAELASEAKAEAAPKEAKTKKEAAPKDDANAVTAAAPLFKAPKGEPDDLTVIKGIGPVAAKDLAEQGIITFAQLAKLTEKDVAKIDEHMPFSADQIKDWREQAKELAKK
- the rpmA gene encoding 50S ribosomal protein L27, whose product is MAHKKAGGSSRNGRDSHSKRLGVKKFGGEAVIPGNIIIRQRGTTWHPGVNVGMGTDHTLFALESGAVMFNKKANGRTYVSVNPITKAAE
- a CDS encoding GNAT family N-acetyltransferase, coding for MVAEAEDTEDESYAIDCPVLVTERLVMRAPCENDVAQLVELADNRHVAEMLARMPHPYGEAEARAFLAMTKSRRAGIVYALTLAGTDTFVGCAGLNTTDRGLELGYWIGEPYWKKGYATEAAHALVDLAFQKTSIQVLHASTRVINPASRRVIHKCGFQYAGQGMLNSIVAGQVPVERYRLDRKTWISLRNWVHF
- a CDS encoding endonuclease/exonuclease/phosphatase family protein, coding for MKLVTYNIQYGVGLDGQYDVGRIAETVRGADVIALQEVTRNNPRNGGRDMVAEIGEALPDYFAVYGSNFEANIGSRIEDGRAITTTFQLGNMVLSKTPIHLSRNLLLPRSRSFEMMNFQRGALEALIETPLGFIRFYSIHLDHRSPVERASQIQFLRQRLLNYALEGGALSGVAEIGLPELPHPEAFVGMGDFNMLAGSPEYVELAGRPDHEFGMPLTADFAVDAAVRLDVADLATWVDPKRPEDASRHKRIDYIFTSASLARSLKRLWVDRQAVGSDHLPVWAELG
- the obgE gene encoding GTPase ObgE, with amino-acid sequence MKFLDQAKVYVRSGDGGAGSVSFRREKFIEFGGPDGGDGGRGGDVWLEAVDGLNTLIDYRYQQHFKAKTGVHGMGRNMTGAKGADVTLKVPAGTQVFEEDNETLICDLTVVGQRFLLAKGGNGGFGNQHFKTSTNQAPRRANPGLPGEELNIWLRLKLIADAGLVGLPNAGKSTFLAAVTAAKPKIADYPFTTLHPGLGVARIDAREFVIADIPGLIEGAHEGVGIGDRFLGHVERTRVLLHLVSAQEENPGKAYKTVRAELDAYGHGLIEKAEILALSQVDTLNADERKKKVASLKRAAGRAPMLLSAVTGEGVEAVQRALMTVIAEARAQALPVVETRWEK
- the proB gene encoding glutamate 5-kinase, whose product is MQSLRKYRRITVKIGSALLVDRAAGLKRDWLASLADDIAVLADGGAEILVVSSGAIALGRTILGLGKRALKLEESQAAAAVGQIALAGAWSDALGKGALKSGQILLTLGDTEERRRYLNARATISTLLKMKAVPVINENDTVATSEIRYGDNDRLAARVATMMGADLLVLLSDIDGLYTAPPARDPQAKFIPVVDRITSDIEAMAGAAASELSRGGMRTKLDAGKIATAAGTAMIITSGTRLSPLMAIERGERATFFRPSANPVKGYKTWIAGQLEPAGRLTVDAGAIGALLSGKSLLPAGVKLVSGNFSRGDTVAILSPEGREIARGLVAYDAADAVRIAGLKTAEIETILGYEARSAMIHRDDLVVNHAGDDTSGG
- a CDS encoding glutamate-5-semialdehyde dehydrogenase: MLKLHEKSGDDTVALMADIGRRARAAARPLAIATTAAKNAALLAMAKAIVAREQEILDANAIDVSNGHESGLSASFMDRLKLDPVRIHAMAEGIREIAELKDPVGDVIAAWERPNGLQIERVRTPLGVVGVIYESRPNVTADAGALCLKAGNPVILRGGSDSLNSSSAIHACLVEGLKAAGLPEDAIQLVPTTDRAAVGEMLKGLGGTLDVIIPRGGKSLVGRVQSEARVPVFAHLEGICHLYIDRSADLDMAVRIAVNAKMRRTGVCGAAETLLVDRAVASTHLVPILDALRAAGCEIHADAEVLKLFFDARPADDADWVTEYLDAIIAVKLVDGVSGAIDHIETFSSHHTEAIVAEDARAVERFFNEIDSAILLHNASTQFADGGEFGMGAEIGIATGKMHARGPVGVEQLTSFKYRVRGSGQVRP
- a CDS encoding nicotinate-nucleotide adenylyltransferase produces the protein MPHAEKGLAVGLFGGSFNPPHAGHALVAEIALRRLALDQLWWMVTPGNPLKNTRELAPLTERLQLSERIAKNPKIKVTAFEAAHHVRYTADTLALVKARNPGVDFVWIMGADSLRDFHHWQRWREIVLTFPIAVIDRPGATLSFLSSVVAKTFDYARVDEGDAPRLARMKAPAWTFIHGPRSSLSSSAIRRMAKG
- a CDS encoding MFS transporter, whose amino-acid sequence is MATLAKHQTTIDPEQGSAPTPLIAIASVIVSMALIAIGNGLMFAYIPVRLGAEGFDPTWAGLIVTGLSAGGLAGCILTGPLVRRVGHARAFMVLSALIALSNAAIGAGPHPLPWIGARALYGFAICGLFIVAQSWLNDAIGNAIRGRVMAFFYVAYVAGLGVGYAALAFIDIKAADAPLIGIAFTALSILPVGMTRLAQPPAPQAASVALRRAWRISPVGVAGMLAVGGLSMSISGFAPIHATAKGYSQADVALLLSVMPLGTLILQLPLGWISDRTDRRYVLIGASALAAAAGMLALGFDGGALAALLVIYVLWDGASESIYSLASAHAADRAGKDDMVALSSSLLFAWSLSGFIVPGIVTALSAVFGTQAFIYVAIVIACAFCLFVLLRVFTTRPVPATETGSFAPMTAQAPLPVELAYAPDEQGWPRSN
- a CDS encoding mechanosensitive ion channel family protein, producing MPIDPQDTLLTVQAGLAQLSTLIVSYSFSAIGAVILLVVGYIIAGLAERSIFAGLGHIHGFDQTLRHFLSKVVRYAILVLVVIMVLGQFGVQTASIIAALGAIGLAIGLALQGTLQNIAAGIMLLALRPFRIGESVEVGSIAGSIEEIGLFATKLRTADGVYILAPNSTLWNQPVRNFTRNGVRRADITLSIGSWNDIDRAQKALLAIAAAERRVKRQPAPIAFVAALGDSTVSITLRYWTSSADFFATQADLTKRAKQEFDSEGISIPLPAPEAPAPEARRQ